CCTTCACGCAGCGCGAGCCACGCGTTGCCGTCTTTGTCAAAGTCGATCGCGCGCGGACCGTCAAGCGGTGCGGAGGCGAACATTGCGCCGTCCGGCGTGGCCAGTTTCTCTCCTGTGCCCGCAAACGTGGAGATGATCCCGGTTTTCATGTTCACCTTGCGGACGCGCCGGTTGCCGATGTCACAAATGCAAAGGTCCCCGTTCCTGTCAAACTGGATGCTGTGCGGCTGTCGTAATCGAGCTTCGACCGCGGGCCCGCCGTCGCCCGAAAATCCTTCCTTTCCAGTCCCCGCCACGGTCGTAATGATGTGCGTCACCTTGTCCACGCGCCGCACGGTGGCGTTGCGCATCTCGACAAAAAACATGTTCCCGGCGCGATCAAACCGAATCTCGTATGGCTCGTTCAAGTCCGCCTCCAGAGCGGGTCCACCGTCACCGGAATAACCGCGAGTTCCCATGCCCGCCACGGTCGTGATGATCCCCTCCTTGTCAACGCGGCGGATCCGCTGGTTTTCCATGTCACAGATGTAAAGCGCACCATCCGGGCCGCGTGCGATTCCATAAGGATTGTCAAGTTGCGCTTCAGTCGCCCGCCCTTTGTCCCCGGAGTGGCCTGCTTTGCCAGTCCCCGCGAAAGTTGAAATGTGTGCGGCTGCGGACCTGGAAAGCCCAAGGCTGATGGCGCAAACAATCACGAACAGTTTCACAATTTGGCTGGCGCGGGAGCGCCCGGGCGAATGCATGATTGTTCATAGTCGATTCCATCAGAGAAGTCACTCGTTGAAAACCCCGAGCCTTGCTTCGGTGCCCGCCCGTTGCTATTCTTCGATGCACAACCTGAACCGAACTGATAAAACCATGAAAACTCTCGCGATCGCGCTTGTCACAACACTCATCCTTGGCTGGTCTCTCCCAATGACCGCGGCCGGACATCCGCCGAAAGAAAAATTATGTCACGTCGTTGCATTCAAGTTCAAGGAGGGCACCACCAAAGAACAGATCAGGCAGGTCGAAGATGCCTTCCGCGACTTGAAGAAAAAGATCAGGGAAATCAAAAGCTATGAATGGGGCACCAACATCAGCAAAGAAAACCGCAACAAAGGTTGCACGCACGGCTTCATCTTGAGCTTCAACAGCGAGAAAGACCGCGACACCTACATCAATCACCCCGCCCACAAGGAATTCGGCAAACTCGTCGGCCCCCTGCTCGATGATGTGTTCGTCATTGATTTCCAGGTGAGGGATTGACCCTGTGTTTCACGAACGCGCCCGGGTCGCGAGAGTGAAGCCGCAAGTTTTCGCCCCACACAACAAGGGACCTTCTCGCGGCCGCGGCACAAACTGGATACGAACTTTCCCCGCGATTTCCCACGGAACAGGTTTCCGGCTCGCGAAAGACGGATAACCGGCCCGTCTTACTTTCCAGCTTCGGCCAGTTTCCACTCTTCGTCGAAAAATCCCGCCTCCACCACCTTGCCGTTGACGCCCGCTGATGACGGGCCGTTGATGTCCACCACGGCATGGTCCGGCAATTTGGGCGTCTGGTCCGCGTTGCTTGTCGAACGCGGGTGGGCAAATGTGAAACCGCTGTTCAGCACCACATAACGCCGCGGGTTTAGTGGATTCGGATAAATCAACACCGGGACATCGTGACCTGACTCGAAACGTTCTTCGCGAACGCGTATCTCCCTGGCGTCCCAATGAATTGGCAACCGGCCCGCGATTTTCGCCAACAGCTTGTTGCTTCGAGGATCACCCCAGAGGACCAGGTTGTTTGCGGCGATATCCGCGCCCTTCACCTCATCGTCGCGTCGGACGGGCGCGTCACCGCGAAATTGATTGCGCCACTCCCCAATCGCTTTCGCCATTTCGTTGGTGGTCCAACGACCGACCGATTCGTTGAGCGGTTTGCCCGTCGGCTCCACCATTATGAACGAGTCCAAGAACGCGTCGTCAATGGGACCCTGCAATCCGTGGCGTTTGTGCAACCCACCGTCCTGAAGCCCGTGCACCAACGACCAGCGGCCTCCCTCCTCAACCAATCGCACGTTCCATGAACCGTC
This sequence is a window from Candidatus Angelobacter sp.. Protein-coding genes within it:
- a CDS encoding Dabb family protein, which gives rise to MKTLAIALVTTLILGWSLPMTAAGHPPKEKLCHVVAFKFKEGTTKEQIRQVEDAFRDLKKKIREIKSYEWGTNISKENRNKGCTHGFILSFNSEKDRDTYINHPAHKEFGKLVGPLLDDVFVIDFQVRD